The DNA region TCTCCTCTATGCCCTCGATTATGGGGGTAAGGGCCTCCCGGACCTCCACGGAGCTGACCTTTATGACCTTGGGGAGCCCGTCCATCAGGTCCCTCCCCTTAACCTCCATCTCCAGCTCCTGCTCCAACGGTACCGCGGAGCCCAAGGCGAACTTTATCTCCTCCGCGGTGGTCTGGCCTATGGACAGGGCATAGTTCTGCTTCATCATGTCCACGATGGCGTTGTCCATCTCGTCCCCCGCCACCCGGATGGAGTCCTTCACCACTATGCCCCCCAGGGACAGGACCGCCACCTCGCTGGTGCCGCCCCCGATGTCCACGATCATGTTGCCCCTGGGCTCGTGGATGGGGAGCCCAGCCCCCAGGGCGGCCACCAAGGGCTCCTCCACCACCATGGCCTCCTTGGCCCCCGCCCTCAGGGTGGCGTCCACCACCGACTTCTTCTCCACCTCGGTGACGCAGGCGGGGACCGACACGATGGCCCTCACGTGGGAGAACAGCCCCCGGCCCCCCACCGCCTTGGTGATGGCGTGCCTAAGCAACGTCTCGGTCATCTCGAAGTCCCCTATGACCCCGTGCTGCAGGGGCCTTATGGTCTCCACCCCCGCGGGGGTCTTGCCGATCATCCGCTTGGCCTCGGAGCCCACCGCAAGGATCTCCTTCTGCCCCTTCCTGCCGGACCTCCGGGTGGCCAGCACCGACGGCTCGTTGAAGACTATGCCGCGCCTTGAGGCGTACACCACCGTGTTGGCGGTGCCCAGATCTATACCCACGTCCTCCCTGAAGAAACCTAAGAATCTAAACACCTAAACCCCTCCGAAAAGTTCGTATGTCCCCCACGTTCCCAGATGGGGATCGGATATCAAGGCCCCTCCGGGCCCCGAAGAGGATACATCATAGGCCCCGCGGGGGCAACTTGATCACCGGGGCCAGAAGGGGTTGTGAAGGCTCTCCTCCCCCAACGTGGTCTCCGGCCCGTGCCCCGGGTAGACCCGGATGGACCGATCCAGCTCCGACAGCCTCCTTATGGACCCCTCCAGCTGGTCACCGTCCCCCCCGGGCAGGTCGGTCCTGCCCACGCTCCGGGCAAAGAGGGTATCCCCGGAGAGCAGGATCCTATCCCCCTCCGCCTCCACCAGGAAGCAGCAGCTCCCCCTGGTGTGCCCCGGGGTGTGGATCACCCTCACCCCCATGGCCCCCACCTGGAGAAGGTCCCCCTCCTCCAGGAGCCGGTCCGCGGGCTCGAAGGCCCCCTCCTGGCCCAGGAAGGTGGACAGGTTGACCCGGGGATCCACCAGGGCCTCCCGGTCAAGGCGATGGATCCCCACCCCGTGGGCGGAGAGGGATCTGAGGTCTCCCAGGCCCCCCATGTGGTCCCAGTGCCCGTGGGTCAGCAGCACCCACTCCAGCCTAAGACCCCGCTGGGCGATGAAATCCACCACCTCGGGACAGCTGCCCCCTGGATCCACCCCGAAGGCGGCGCCCCCCTCATCCCAGACCAGGTAGAAGTTGGTCCAAAGCTCCCCCAGCGGGAAGCGTCTCAAGTTTATGCTCAACCGGAAACCCTCCCTGTGGATTCGATTATCAGCGTGACCGGCCCGTGGTTCACCAGCTCCACCTCCATATGGGCCCCGAAGACCCCGGTCCTCACCACCGGGACCCGGGCCCTCAGGGCCTCAACGAAGGCGTCGTACAGCTCCACCGCCACATCCGGCGGAGCTGCGTCGGTGAAGGACGGGCGACGCCCTTTGACGCAGTCCCCGTAGAGGGTGAACTGGGACACCACCAGGACCTCCCCCTCCACGTCCAGGAGCGACAGGTTCAGCTTCCCCTTTTCGTCCTCGAAGATCCTCAAGTTTACCACCTTGTCGGCCATCCAGTTCACCTGGTCCATGGCGTCCCTGGGGGAGAACCCCACCAGGAGGCACACCCCTGGGCCTATCTGGCCCACCACCTGGTGGTCCACCGACACGCTGGCCCTTGAGACCCGCTGAAGCACCACCCTCATCTCACTTCACCCCCGCTGCACTCCCGACACCCCGTTGACCTGGCTGATCCTGCCCATTATCCGATAGAGGTGCTCCAGGTCGTTCACCATCACGTCGCAGGCCATCCTGGCCTTGGCGTTCCCTATCACGTTGGCCTTGACCCCCACCAGGGACCCGTCCATCACCCCTATGGCGGAGGTGACATCCGAGAAGAGCCCCGGCCGGTCGAAGCCCTCTATGAGGATCCGGGCGGTGTACTTGGTCTTTGGCCTACCCCAGAAGACGGTGACCAGCTTGTCATCCCCCTTGCCCCGGAGGTTGACGCAGTCGGAGCGGTGGACCGTGATGCCCCGGCTCTTGGTGACCGTACCCACTATGGGGTCCCCGGGGACCGGTCGGCAGCACTGGGCCAGGGAGACCAGCACCCCCTCGGCACCCTCCACCACTATCTCCGCGTCCACCTCCTTGCGCTGGGGCGGCGGGGACGTCACCTCCGGCACCGTCTCCTGGGGCCTCTCCCTCTCCCGGTCCTTCTCGAACCTCTCGAGGGATATCCGGGAGAGGATCCCCGAGGGGGTGTGGTTCCCGGACCCCACCAGGGCGATGAGCTCCTCGCCGCCCCCGTAGCCCATGTCGTGGGCCAGCTGGTTCAGCTGGGGCATGATCATGTCCACCGTGACCGTCCCGTAGGGGATCCGCTTGTTCAGCTCCCGCTGCAGGAGGTCCCTTCCCCTCTCTACCCGTTCCTCCCGGTCCGCCCGGTCCATCTGGCGGAAGTAGGCCTTTATCTTGTTCCTGGTCCGGCTGCTCCGGGCTATCTTGAGCCAGTCCCGGGAGGGCTTCCCCTGGGGGGAGGTGAGCACCCGGACGATGTCCCCGTTGGAGAGCTTGTGGTCCATGGGAACGATCCGGCCGTTCACCATGGCGCCCACGCACTTATGCCCCACTTCGGTATGGATCGCGTAGGCGAAGTCTATGGGGGTGGAGCCGTTGGGCAGGGACACCACGTCCCCCTTGGGGGTGAATACCAGCACCTCGGAGGTGAGCACGTCGGTCTTGAGGCTGTCCAGGAACTCCGCCGGGGACCCCTCCTGCTGGGTCTCCAGCACCTGTCTTATCCAGGACAGCTTCTGGTCTATCTGGTCTACCCGCCGTTTGCCTTCCTTGTAGTGCCAGTGGGCCGCCACCCCGTACTCCGCCAGCCAGTGCATCTCCCAGGTCCTTATCTGGACCTCCAGCGGCTCCCCGCTGGGGCCAAGGACGGTGGTGTGTAGCGACTGGTACATGTTGCTCTTCGGGTTGGCTATGTAGTCGTCGAACTGGCCCGGTATGGGCTTCCATATGGTGTGCACCAGCCCCAGCACCTGGTAGCACTCCGCCACGGTCCCCACGATCACCCGGAGGGCCAGGAGGTCGTAGAGCTGGTCCAGGGACAGGTTCTTCCGCCTCATCTTCTCGTAGATGCTGTAGAAGTGCTTGGGCCGGCCGCTCAGGTAGGCCTCGATCCCCTCCTCCTTGAGCTTCCCCTGGAGCACATCCAGGGCCTGCTTTATTATGGCCTCCCGCTCGGGGAGCTTCTTCCGGACCCGGCGCCGGATCTCGTAGTAGATGTCCGGCTCCAGTATCTTGAAGCACAGGTCCTCCAGCTCCCGCTTCACGTTGTATATGCCGAGCCTATGCGCCAGGGGGGCGTATATCTCCAAGGTCTCCTTGGCGATGGTTATCTGCTTGTCCCGCCGGTGGGCCTGAAGGGTCCTCATGTTGTGGAGCCGGTCCGCCAGCTTTATCAGCACCACCCTTATGTCCTTGGCCATCACCAGGAACATCTTCCGCAGGTTCTCCGCCTGGTAGTCCTCCATGGACTTGAAGGCCAGCTTGCCCAGCTTGGTGACCCCATCCACCATGGTGAGGACCCCCTCGCCGAACCGGCTCAGCATCTCCTCCTTGCCCACCTCCGTGTCCTCCAGCACGTCGTGGAGGAGCGCCGCCGAGAGGGTCTCCACGTCCAGCCCCATGTCGGCCAGGATGGCCGCCACGCTGATGGAGTGGACTATGTAGGGCTCGCCGCTGTGGCGTCGCTGCTCCCGGTGGGCGTTTGCGGCGAAGACCAGCGCCTCCCCTAACTTCATCAGATCCTGCCTGTCCAGGTACTTGGACGCCTTGGTCCAGAGCTCCTGCAGGGGGACCCGGACCGACGATACCCGGTGATCCTCCGGTAGCCGCCCCACGAAGCTCTCCATGAGCGCCCTGCTCCCCCCCTGCTGGGACGGATCGCCCTGCGCATTGACCAGCTTCAACGGTCCACCCCCTCCCCGGAGGACAGGACCACCTTCTCCAGGTACAGCTTGAGTCGGCGCCTGCCCCGCCAGGCCTCCATCTTGGGCCTGTACACTATCCCCCTGGCCTCCATCCCCTGGAGCTCCAGGGGGGAGGCGAAGGCCACTATCTCCCTCCCCTGGGCCAGCAGCTTGCTGACCCGGCCGGTCCTCCCCATGGGCTCCACCTGGAAGCCCCCGGGGTGATACAGGAGGGGCGCCGGGTTCCCCATTCCGAAGGGGCCCAGGGCGTCCAGGTCCTCCTCCATGGACTGGTCTATCCGATCCAGGGGCCAGTGGATCACGTCCAGCCGGCACCGGTCGGAGGGGAGCTCCCTCAATGCAGCCTCAAGCCCCTCTCTGACCGCCTCCCAATGGTGGCGCTGCACCGAGAACCCAGCGGCGCAGCGGTGTCCACCGAAGGCGCTTAGCATGTGGGACATGCGACTCAATATCTTCACCGCATCGCCGGCGCCGTTGGGGATCCTAAGGGTACCCCTAAGGCCATCCCCCGCGGGGGCCACCAGGGCCACCGGGCGGCCCCGGTCGTTGCAGAGCCGGCTGGCCACGCTGCTCAGGACCCCCACGGGCCAGTCCTTGCCGTGGTAGACGTGCCGGTCCAGGTCCCCCTGGGCGTCCTTCATTATCACGGAGGACAGGCGGCGCCGCTCCTCGTTCAGGGACAGCACCCGGTCCACCAGGGGCTCCACCGATCCGTCCCCGGGATAGAGGAGCCTCACCGCCTCCTCCGCCAGGTCCAGCCTGCCCGGGGCGTTGAGGCAGGGGATCAGCTTCATGGAGAGGACCTCCTCGTCCACGTCCTGGGGCTCCACCCCGAGCCTACCCAGCAGGGCACCTATGCCCCTCCTGGGGCTCCGGCGGATCAGTTTGAGGCCCTCCTTGACGATGCACCGGTTGAGCGGCACCGACAGGTCCATGCAGTCCGCCACGGTGGCCAGACAGGCCAGGTCCAGCCGGGCGGCGGTCCAGGACCTGTCCATTATTCGGCTTCGCCATATCCATGACCAGAGGACCCCGGCGGCGCAGAGGGCCGTGAGGGGGGTGGGGAGGTCGAAGCAGTGCGGGTTCACCAGGACTCCCTTGGGTAGACCATCCCCCGGGGTGTGGTGATCGAACACCACCGTTGGGATCCCCGCCTGGTCTATGACCTCCAGGGCCTCCACGTCCTTGGTGCCGCAGTCCACCACCAGCAGCAGGTCACACCCCCGGGCGGCTATCTTCCGGGCGGTGTTCACGTGGAAGCCGTAGCCCTCCAGGAAGCGATGGGGGATGAAGTAACGCACCGCAGCCCCCCGGGCCAGCATGAGCTCCATCGCCAGGGTGGTGGCGGAGAGTCCGTCCACGTCGTAGTCCCCGTATATTATGACCCGCTCCCCGGGCCTCACGGATGATATGACCTGCAGGGCCCGGACCTCCGGTTCCGCCAACGGGATCGCCTCCAGCTCCTGCTGGAGGTCCGCCCAGAGCCACGATAGGAACTCCTCCTCCCCCCAGCCCCGGATCCCCGCCACGGCGGATAGGAACTGCGACATCGCCCCCCCTGGGGTCTCCCTTCGGGGGGTGATGTCTATCTCGTCTATTCCGCAGAACATCATTCCGTCCCGGTCTGTCCTTCCTCCTGGTATAGGGGGGCCGGCTCCTCAAGCTGGACCGATCGGCCCATGCCCATCAACGCCCGCTTCTCCTCCTCCAGGGTCGATACCCGCTCCTCCAGGGCCTTGACCTTGGCCTTGAGCTTCCCCCGGACCTCCATGAGGGCGAAGAGGGAGGTGATCCACATGAGGACCACGCCGGCGGCGAAGAGGAGGACCTCCCATATCCCCTGGGGCATGGTCCTCTCCAGGAACAGGAACCTGACCGTCACCGCCGCCCCGTTCTGGAAGGCGTAGACCGCCGACAGCAACATGGAGAACGCTATGGCCAATATGTAGCTCTTCATACAACCCCTCCCATGCTAACATCCAACGGGTCTTTGAAGCTATGATAAACCAACAGATACCGCAAGGGAACACGGGACATGAAAAAGGCCGAGGTCAAAATGGCCTCGGCCTGGGCGGTCCGCCTCCGGATGCCTACCTGACGGGTGACTTGAGGAACCACTCGGCGAGGATGGCCCCAGCTATGTATATGGAGCTGTAGGTTCCGACCCCTATGCCCACCAGGAAGGCGAAGGCGAAGTTGGATATCACGTCTCCCCCCAGGAAGAACATGGCCAGCACCGGGAGCAAGGTGGTGAGGGACGTGTTTATGGTCCTGGAGAGGGTCTGGTTGATTGAGTCGTCCACCACCTGGGATATGCCCTTCTTGGGCACGTCCCTCCAGTTCTCCCGGATCCGGTCCAGCACCACGATGGAGTCGTTGAGGGAGTAACCCACAACGGTGAGCACCGCGGCTATGAAGGATACCGACACCTCCCGGCCGGTGAGGCTGTAGACCCCCAGCATTATGGCCGCGTCGTGGACCAGGGAAAGCACCGCCGCCACGCCGAACCTGAACTGGAACCGGAACGCCATGTAGAGGAGGATGCCCAGGAGGGCCAGCGCCAGGGCTACCATGGCCTCGGACTTGAGCTCCGCCCCCACCACGGGACCCACGGTCTCCAGCTTGAGGACCTTCACGTCCCCAAACCTCTCCCTAAGGACCGACAGCACCGCCTTGCGCTCCGCCTCGGAGGGGCTCTTGAGGCGTAGCATGAAGTCCCTGGGCCCGTAGGCCTGGATTATGGGCTCCCCGGAAACACGGGGGGACACCACGGACCTTATGTCCCCCACCTGGGCCTCCCGGGGGAGCTCCAGGTGCATCAGAACCCCGCCGGTGTAGTCCACCCCCAGGTTGAGCCCCCGGGTAAGGACCAACAGGAGGCTAAGCACCACCGCCACCGCGCTGATCGCCAGGGCAACTCGCCGGTAGCGCATGAACGGAATGTTTAAGCTACTCTTGTTGAACATGGTGATCCGACCTCCGTTCCCTAGAGGGCCGCCCTGCGGCGTCCCATGAGGATCTGCAGGATGGCCCGGGTGACCACCACGTTGCAGAACACCGACGCCACCACGCCGATGCTCAGGGTGACGGCGAAGCCCCGTATGGGTCCGGTGCCGAAGTAGAACAACACCGCCGCCGCTATGAGGGTGGTTACGTTGGAGTCCAGGATGACCGTGAGGGCCTTCCTGAAGCCCGCGTCCAGGGCGGCCAGCAGGGTCTTCCCCGCCCGGCGCTCCTCCTTGATCCTCTCGTATATCAGGATGTTACCGTCCACCGCCATCCCTATGGTGAGGATGATACCCCCTATGCCGGGAAGGGTTAGGGTCGACTTGAGGAGCACCATGGCGGCCATCACCAGGGTGACCGCCACCGCCAGGGCCACGTCCGCCGCAAGGCCCATGAGGCCGTAGAAGACCAGCATGAACAGGGCCACCAAACCAGCGCCGATGAGCCCCGCCCTTATGCCCCGGCTTATGGAGTCCGCCCCCAGGGTGGGCCCCACGGACCGGTTCTCCAGGATCTCCACCCCCACCGGGAGGGCTCCGGCCCTGAGCATTATGGCCAGCCTCTTGGCCTCCGCCTCGGTGAACCGGCCAGATATCTGGGCCTCGCCGCCCCTTATCCTCTCCTGCACCACCGGGGCGGACACCACCACCCCGTCGAGCACTATGGCGATCTGGCGTCCCACGTTCTGGGCGGTGGCCTCGTCGAACAGCTTGGCCCCCGCGTCGTTGAACTTGAGGGACACCACCGGGCGACCGAACTGGTCGAAGCTGGTCCGGGCGTCCTTGAGCTCCTTGCCGGTCAGGTAGGGCCTGCCCAGCAGGTACCACCGGCCGTCCTCCCCCTTGGCCACCAGGCTCCCCTCCGGGGCGGACTTGCGCATCTCCTCCGCCACCTGGTCCGCCTGGGCCTTTATGGCTTCCCAGCGGGCCTTGGCGGCGTTGTAGGCCTCGTCGCTATCGTAGTTCCGCCTCTCGGGCCCCGGGGGCAACTCCGGAGAGGCCCCGAGCACCGAGCGGAACTCCAGGAGCGCCGTCTTGCCTATCAGATCCAGCGCCGCGTCCGGATCCTCCACCCCGGGGAGCAGGACCAGGATCCGGTCCCCTCCCTGGCGCTGTATCTGGGGCTCCACCACCCCGTACTGGTCGATCCGGTTTCTCAGCACCGCCAACAGCCGCTGGATCCCGTCCTCTGTGAGGGGGTTGTCCGGGGTCCCCTTGGCCCTCAAGAGTATCTGAGCCCCGCCCTTCAGGTCCAGGCCGAGCCTTATCCTACCATCCAGCGGAAAGGCCACCGCGGCAGCCACCAGGGCCACCAGCAGGACCAGGCCCAACCGCCAGAAGTCCCTTCTGGTCATATGAGATCTTCCTCCTTATGGTGGATATGGATAGGGGCTAGTCCTTCTTCTCCTCGGACTCCTTCTTGGCCTTGGGAGCCGGCTTCTCCCCCTCGGGGGTCCTCTTGTAGGAGATGGAGCCCTTCAGGATCCGCATCTTGACCCCCTCGTCCACCTCGATGATGAAGCTGTCGTCCAGGATGTCCCGGACGGTGCCGAAGAAGCCCCCGGCGGTCACCACCTTGTCCCCCCTGCTTATGGAGGCCAGCATCTCCTCGTGGGCCTTCTGCTTCTTCTTCTGGGGCCGTATTATGAGGAAGTAGAATATCACCACGAATAGCGCCAGTGGCATCAACATGCCCATGAGACCCTGCTGCTGGTTACCCAAAGGAACCCCTCCTTAGCATTTTTTGAACAAAAACTTTGCGTGCGCCCCGCGCTGGAGCGCACGCAAGAGATTTTACCACGACCAGCTGGGGGCTTAAACACCCGCGCCCCCTTTCAAGAAGAAGAGCAACTTCTCCAGCTCCACCGATATGTCCACCCGGTAGACCAGCATGCCCTCCGGCGCCACCAGGGCGGTGGAGGCAAAGGAGAGGATCCCCTTCACCACCTGGCTCTCCACCGCCTTGTCCACGCAGGCCTGGGCCGCCGAGGCGGGCACCGTGAGGATAAGCACCTGGATGTCCCTCTCCCTCACCACCTCTGGAAGGTCGTTCAGGTGAAAGCAGGGCACCCCGCTTATCTCCTGCCCCACCTTGGCGGGATCCACGTCGAACAGGGCGTCGATCCTGAACTTATCGCTCCGGAAGGCGGAGTGACCCAGCAGGGCATACCCCAGGTGTCCCACCCCCACCAGGCCTATCCTCCAGATCTGGGGGGACGCCAGGATCCTGCTTATGTGGCCGTAGAGCCGGTCCACGTGGTAACCCACGCCCCTCTTGCCTATCTCACCGAAGTAGGATAGGTCCTTCCGGACCTGGCTGGCCTTTATGCCCAGCATCTCCCCCATCTGATGGGAGGAGACCACCAGCCGGCCCTCCTCTCGGAGCTGCTCCAGGAGCCGGTAGTATTGCACCAGCCGCTCGACGGTAGGCTCAGCCACCCTCATGGCCTGGCCACCCGCCTAGCCCTTGTAGGCTACCACCTCTATCTCCACCAGGGCACCCTTAGGCAGGGCGGCCACGGCCACGCAGGACCTGGCGGGGTACTGATCGGTGAAGTAGCGGGAGTAGACCTGGTTGACCGCCCCGAAGTTGGCCATGTCGGTGATGAAGACCGTGGTCTTGATGACGTTGCTGAAATCCATCCCCTCAGACTCCAGGAGGGCCTTCACGTTCTCAAGCACCCGCTCCGCCTGGGAGGCCGCATCGTCCCCCACCATCTCCCCGGTCTTGGGATCCAGGGGGATCTGGCCGGAGAAGAAGTAGAAGGGACCCGCCGCCACACCCTGGCTGTAGGGTCCTATGGCCCCCGGGGCCTTGTCCGTGTTCACTATCCTCTTCAAGATGAAACACCTCCGATGTATTTTTTCTATTCCGGGACCTTAGCCCCTCAGAGAAGGAAGGTCACCAGGGCTCCTCCCTGGAGACCTTCCTGTCCTCCAGAACCTCGAACGCGGCGGCCTTGCGCTTGATCTCCCCCTCGTCGGCGGTGAGGACCTTCACCCGCAGGAACCGGGACGGGAAGTCCACCTCCAGCTGGTCCCCCGCCCTCACCTCCGTTGAGGGCTTCGCCACCCGGCCCGATACCCGGACCGCACCCGCCTCCGCCATCTCCTGGGCCACCGTGCGCCGCTTCACTATCCTGGCAAGCTTAAGAAACTTGTCCACCCTCAA from Thermanaerovibrio acidaminovorans DSM 6589 includes:
- a CDS encoding rod shape-determining protein codes for the protein MFRFLGFFREDVGIDLGTANTVVYASRRGIVFNEPSVLATRRSGRKGQKEILAVGSEAKRMIGKTPAGVETIRPLQHGVIGDFEMTETLLRHAITKAVGGRGLFSHVRAIVSVPACVTEVEKKSVVDATLRAGAKEAMVVEEPLVAALGAGLPIHEPRGNMIVDIGGGTSEVAVLSLGGIVVKDSIRVAGDEMDNAIVDMMKQNYALSIGQTTAEEIKFALGSAVPLEQELEMEVKGRDLMDGLPKVIKVSSVEVREALTPIIEGIEEILRNVLERTPPELVKDIVDQGLVLSGGGANLRGLNMRLSDSLNVPVHLAEQPLFSVALGLGRMLKDRSFTTKVSVASEVSSF
- a CDS encoding MBL fold metallo-hydrolase, which encodes MSINLRRFPLGELWTNFYLVWDEGGAAFGVDPGGSCPEVVDFIAQRGLRLEWVLLTHGHWDHMGGLGDLRSLSAHGVGIHRLDREALVDPRVNLSTFLGQEGAFEPADRLLEEGDLLQVGAMGVRVIHTPGHTRGSCCFLVEAEGDRILLSGDTLFARSVGRTDLPGGDGDQLEGSIRRLSELDRSIRVYPGHGPETTLGEESLHNPFWPR
- the dtd gene encoding D-aminoacyl-tRNA deacylase — protein: MRVVLQRVSRASVSVDHQVVGQIGPGVCLLVGFSPRDAMDQVNWMADKVVNLRIFEDEKGKLNLSLLDVEGEVLVVSQFTLYGDCVKGRRPSFTDAAPPDVAVELYDAFVEALRARVPVVRTGVFGAHMEVELVNHGPVTLIIESTGRVSG
- a CDS encoding RelA/SpoT family protein, producing the protein MESFVGRLPEDHRVSSVRVPLQELWTKASKYLDRQDLMKLGEALVFAANAHREQRRHSGEPYIVHSISVAAILADMGLDVETLSAALLHDVLEDTEVGKEEMLSRFGEGVLTMVDGVTKLGKLAFKSMEDYQAENLRKMFLVMAKDIRVVLIKLADRLHNMRTLQAHRRDKQITIAKETLEIYAPLAHRLGIYNVKRELEDLCFKILEPDIYYEIRRRVRKKLPEREAIIKQALDVLQGKLKEEGIEAYLSGRPKHFYSIYEKMRRKNLSLDQLYDLLALRVIVGTVAECYQVLGLVHTIWKPIPGQFDDYIANPKSNMYQSLHTTVLGPSGEPLEVQIRTWEMHWLAEYGVAAHWHYKEGKRRVDQIDQKLSWIRQVLETQQEGSPAEFLDSLKTDVLTSEVLVFTPKGDVVSLPNGSTPIDFAYAIHTEVGHKCVGAMVNGRIVPMDHKLSNGDIVRVLTSPQGKPSRDWLKIARSSRTRNKIKAYFRQMDRADREERVERGRDLLQRELNKRIPYGTVTVDMIMPQLNQLAHDMGYGGGEELIALVGSGNHTPSGILSRISLERFEKDRERERPQETVPEVTSPPPQRKEVDAEIVVEGAEGVLVSLAQCCRPVPGDPIVGTVTKSRGITVHRSDCVNLRGKGDDKLVTVFWGRPKTKYTARILIEGFDRPGLFSDVTSAIGVMDGSLVGVKANVIGNAKARMACDVMVNDLEHLYRIMGRISQVNGVSGVQRG
- a CDS encoding single-stranded-DNA-specific exonuclease RecJ, which encodes MSQFLSAVAGIRGWGEEEFLSWLWADLQQELEAIPLAEPEVRALQVISSVRPGERVIIYGDYDVDGLSATTLAMELMLARGAAVRYFIPHRFLEGYGFHVNTARKIAARGCDLLLVVDCGTKDVEALEVIDQAGIPTVVFDHHTPGDGLPKGVLVNPHCFDLPTPLTALCAAGVLWSWIWRSRIMDRSWTAARLDLACLATVADCMDLSVPLNRCIVKEGLKLIRRSPRRGIGALLGRLGVEPQDVDEEVLSMKLIPCLNAPGRLDLAEEAVRLLYPGDGSVEPLVDRVLSLNEERRRLSSVIMKDAQGDLDRHVYHGKDWPVGVLSSVASRLCNDRGRPVALVAPAGDGLRGTLRIPNGAGDAVKILSRMSHMLSAFGGHRCAAGFSVQRHHWEAVREGLEAALRELPSDRCRLDVIHWPLDRIDQSMEEDLDALGPFGMGNPAPLLYHPGGFQVEPMGRTGRVSKLLAQGREIVAFASPLELQGMEARGIVYRPKMEAWRGRRRLKLYLEKVVLSSGEGVDR
- a CDS encoding LapA family protein is translated as MKSYILAIAFSMLLSAVYAFQNGAAVTVRFLFLERTMPQGIWEVLLFAAGVVLMWITSLFALMEVRGKLKAKVKALEERVSTLEEEKRALMGMGRSVQLEEPAPLYQEEGQTGTE
- the secF gene encoding protein translocase subunit SecF; its protein translation is MFNKSSLNIPFMRYRRVALAISAVAVVLSLLLVLTRGLNLGVDYTGGVLMHLELPREAQVGDIRSVVSPRVSGEPIIQAYGPRDFMLRLKSPSEAERKAVLSVLRERFGDVKVLKLETVGPVVGAELKSEAMVALALALLGILLYMAFRFQFRFGVAAVLSLVHDAAIMLGVYSLTGREVSVSFIAAVLTVVGYSLNDSIVVLDRIRENWRDVPKKGISQVVDDSINQTLSRTINTSLTTLLPVLAMFFLGGDVISNFAFAFLVGIGVGTYSSIYIAGAILAEWFLKSPVR
- the secD gene encoding protein translocase subunit SecD → MTRRDFWRLGLVLLVALVAAAVAFPLDGRIRLGLDLKGGAQILLRAKGTPDNPLTEDGIQRLLAVLRNRIDQYGVVEPQIQRQGGDRILVLLPGVEDPDAALDLIGKTALLEFRSVLGASPELPPGPERRNYDSDEAYNAAKARWEAIKAQADQVAEEMRKSAPEGSLVAKGEDGRWYLLGRPYLTGKELKDARTSFDQFGRPVVSLKFNDAGAKLFDEATAQNVGRQIAIVLDGVVVSAPVVQERIRGGEAQISGRFTEAEAKRLAIMLRAGALPVGVEILENRSVGPTLGADSISRGIRAGLIGAGLVALFMLVFYGLMGLAADVALAVAVTLVMAAMVLLKSTLTLPGIGGIILTIGMAVDGNILIYERIKEERRAGKTLLAALDAGFRKALTVILDSNVTTLIAAAVLFYFGTGPIRGFAVTLSIGVVASVFCNVVVTRAILQILMGRRRAAL
- the yajC gene encoding preprotein translocase subunit YajC; the protein is MGNQQQGLMGMLMPLALFVVIFYFLIIRPQKKKQKAHEEMLASISRGDKVVTAGGFFGTVRDILDDSFIIEVDEGVKMRILKGSISYKRTPEGEKPAPKAKKESEEKKD
- a CDS encoding redox-sensing transcriptional repressor Rex; translation: MRVAEPTVERLVQYYRLLEQLREEGRLVVSSHQMGEMLGIKASQVRKDLSYFGEIGKRGVGYHVDRLYGHISRILASPQIWRIGLVGVGHLGYALLGHSAFRSDKFRIDALFDVDPAKVGQEISGVPCFHLNDLPEVVRERDIQVLILTVPASAAQACVDKAVESQVVKGILSFASTALVAPEGMLVYRVDISVELEKLLFFLKGGAGV
- a CDS encoding RidA family protein, which codes for MKRIVNTDKAPGAIGPYSQGVAAGPFYFFSGQIPLDPKTGEMVGDDAASQAERVLENVKALLESEGMDFSNVIKTTVFITDMANFGAVNQVYSRYFTDQYPARSCVAVAALPKGALVEIEVVAYKG
- a CDS encoding S4 domain-containing protein, producing the protein MRVDKFLKLARIVKRRTVAQEMAEAGAVRVSGRVAKPSTEVRAGDQLEVDFPSRFLRVKVLTADEGEIKRKAAAFEVLEDRKVSREEPW